Within the Pseudomonas oryzae genome, the region AGCAGCAGTACCTGCGGTGCGCAGAACAGGGTCGGCACCACCAGGATGACCAGCTCCGGCCTCCAGCGCACCTGGCCGAGCACCGCCAGCGACGAGGACAGCGAAAAGCTGGCCAGATGCAGCATGCGCTTGAGCGCGCTGGGCTTGGCAGGGACATACAACGGGCAGCGGGTCACCGTCACCCCGTCCTCCCGGCGCGTGTCATAGCGCAGGGAAGAGAAGCCCTTCCGGACCTTCCAGTCCGGGTAGTAGGGCGGCGCAGTGACCACCCGCACCTCATGCCCCTGGGCCGCCAGCCAGCGGGCCATTTCGCCGCTGTACTTGCCGATGCCGGTCAGCTCGGGGCTGTAGTTGATGCCGTACACCAGGATCTTCATTCAGTGCGTCCGTGCTTGTTCCACGTTCTCGACATACCAGCGATAGGCATCGCGCAGGCCGTCCTCCAGGCCGATGCTGGCCTGCCAGCCCAGCGCCCTGAGGCGCGACACGTCCATCAGCTTGCGCGGCGTGCCGTCCGGCTTGCTCGCATCGAAGCTCAGTCGGCCGGTGAAGCCGGTGACCCTGGCGATGGTTTCCGCCAGCTCGCGGATGGTGCAGTCCACCCCGGTACCGACGTTGATGTGCGAGAGCATCGGCTGGGTGTTGTCGCGGTAGGTGGCGTCGTCCAGTTCCATCACGTGCACGCTGGCGGCGGCCATGTCGTCCACATGCAGGAATTCGCGCATCGGCGTGCCGCTGCCCCAGATCACCACCTCCTCGTCGCCGCGCTGCACCGCCTCGTGGAAGCGGCGCAGCAGCGCCGGGATCACGTGGCTGTTCTCCGGGTGGAAGTTGTCGTGCGGGCCGTAGAGGTTGGTCGGCATCACGCTGCGGTAGTCGCGACCGTGCTGGCGGTTGTAGCTCTCGCACAGCTTGATGCCGGCGATCTTGGCGATGGCGTAGGGCTCGTTGGTCGGCTCGAGGATGCCGGTGAGCAGCGCCGCTTCCTGCATCGGCTGCTGCGCATGCTTGGGGTAGATGCACGAGGAACCGAGGAACAGCAGCTTCTGCACACCGCTCACGTGGGCGGCGTGCACGATGTTGGCCTCGATCATCAGGTTCTCGTAGATGAAGTCGGCCGGGTAGCTGTTGTTGGCGTGGATGCCGCCCACCTTGGCCGCCGCGAGATAGACCTGGTCGATCTTGTTGGCCTGGAAGTAGGCCTGCACCGCCGCCTGGTCGAGCAGGTTCAGCTCGTCGCGGCCGGCGGTGAGGATGTTGGCGTAGCCCAGTGCCTTGAGACGGCGGACGATGGCCGAGCCGACCATGCCGCGATGGCCGGCGACGAAGACGCTCTGGTTGAGATCGCGGGCCACGCTCAGTTCTCCACCGACACCGGCACGTCGTGGCCGTGCTGCTTGAGCAGGGCGTGACGCTGGGCGACTTTCAGATCCTCGCGGACCATCTCGGCGCACATTTCCTGCACGGTGATTTCCGGCACCCAGCCGAGCTTCTGCTTGGCCTTGCTCGGGTCGCCCAGCAGGGTTTCCACCTCGGCCGGACGGAAGTAGCGCGGATCGACGCGCACGATCACGTCGCCCACCTTGAGCGCCGGGGCCTTGTCGCCGTCGATGCGCTCGACGACGGCCATTTCGTCCACGCCCTGGCCCTCGAAGCGCAGGGTGATGCCCAGCTCGGCCGCCGACCAGGTGATGAACTCGCGCACCGAGTACTGCACGCCGGTGGCGATCACGAAGTCTTCCGGCTGCTCCTGCTGCAGCATCATCCACTGCATGCGCACGTAGTCCTTGGCGTGGCCCCAGTCGCGCAGCGCATCCATGTTGCCCATGTACAGGCACTGCTCGAGGCCCTGGGCGATGTTGGCCAGGCCACGGGTGATCTTGCGGGTCACGAAGGTTTCGCCACGGCGCGGCGACTCGTGGTTGAACAGGATGCCGTTGCAGGCATACATGCCGTAGGCCTCGCGGTAGTTCACGGTGATCCAGTAGGCGTACAGCTTGGCCACCGCGTAGGGCGAGCGCGGATAGAAGGGGGTGGTTTCCTTCTGCGGGATCTCCTGCACCAGGCCGTACAGCTCGGAGGTGGAGGCCTGGTAGAAGCGGGTCTTCTTCTCCAGGCCCAGCAGGCGGATGGCCTCGAGGATGCGCAGGGTACCCATGGCATCGACGTCGGCGGTGTATTCGGGCGACTCGAAGCTTACCGCCACGTGCGACTGGGCGCCGAGGTTGTATACCTCGTCCGGCTGCACCTGCTGGATGATGCGGGTGAGGTTGGAGGAGTCGGAGAGGTCGCCGTAGTGCAGGACGAAGTTGCGGTTATCGACGTGCGGGTCCTGGTAGATGTGGTCCACGCGCTGGGTGTTGAAGGAGGAAGCGCGGCGCTTGATGCCATGCACTTCATAGCCCTTTTCCAGCAGGAACTCTGCGAGATAGGAGCCGTCCTGGCCAGTGATGCCGGTGATAAGGGCGCGTTTTTTCATTGCCTAATTCCTTGTTTCTGGTTTGGACTAAGTGCACTAAATGCGGCTTAAGGTTGGTTGTTGTGTGTTATTTCTTGTGGTTGTTCAGAAGAAGATAGGTGAAAAGCTCAAAAAGCTGTTTGCTCGCGAGACACAGGCTGCGAGTGTCTGGAAAAAAAGCGAAGCATAGGACGTTCTACCCACAAGTGTAAAATAATTCCTGATAGTACACATGAAATGGCAGAGAATAGGTAGGTAATCAGGGCTCCATAGAAGCCTGATAATCCGAAAGCAATGGCTAGCTTGCAGATTAAACTGATTAGAGGGAAGTGGAGAAGGTATATACTGTAAGATGCGTCCCCGATAGTCTTGGGCAGGAAGCCTGTTGCAATTCGAGCCCCCCCGTCTTCTAGTTTCACTAATCCATAAATAATCAGGCAGCTGGTAAGGCCATAGCCCACGAACTCAAAGGTGTTTTCGTACTTTTCTGATATCGGAAAAGCCACCTCATAGAGACCAAAAGCAATGAAGGCTATAATTCCAGTTGCAGCAGATCCCACAGGAGGAAACAACATTTTTTTCGAGCGACAGAGAAGCGCTACTCCAACTCCCAGAAAGAAGTAGGAAACGTGTAGGCTGCCGATGAACGACCATGGGAATGATTTTCCGAAGACGGCTGCACTCACAATCACTACCAGTGCCGCTACCGCAAGTGAGCGACTCAGAATTGCCATCAGCACCAGAAAGTAGAAAGCCATCTCATACTGAAGGCTCCAGGCCACAATTATGACTGGAGCGCCAGTCCCTCCAACCACATCCGGATCTAGTGGCATAAGGCTCAATGCCTTGAGGATCAGCAATGGGTCAGATGGTATTGTCTCCCGCAGGGATGGAACCCAAAGGGCTGAGAGATACACTGCTAGAAAAACAAACCAGTAAATGGGATAGATTCGAACTAAACGCTTGCGGATGTACTCTAGGGCGCGGGAAGGTTTGGTCATGTCCGCATAGTGAACATGTGTGATTATGAAGCCGCTCAGGACAAAAAAGAACTCAACCCCCGAGTCTCCAAAGCGGAACGGAACTGCGAAAGCTTGGATGCCGAAGTATTTGTCAAGAGCTATCGTTGCACCCAAGTGGTAGAAAACAACCAGAAGAGCTGCTGCCGCTCGGCAGGCTTGTAAGGATTTATACATGATTTACTAGTGGTTGCTTTTGGGGTTTTCCCCTTTAAATTAACTAAGGGGGTGTTTTGTTTTTTCTAGGGTTGGTGTTTTTATTAGTTTGTCAGCTTCAGTCCGGTTAATCGCTCAAGAATCTGCACGCGCTCCGTGTTGGAGGTGGCACCTTTAAGGGCATGCTCGAACTCCATGATCTTGGCGCCAACCAGAAAACGGTACCAGTAGCCTTGCAGGAAGTGGTAAACGAGGCCCGAGCGGCCATCGAGGAAGCCGAGCTGGAAGATGTAGCGCCATAGGAAGTACAGCAGCGCACTCAGCGTAAATGGAATGCGGTTGTAGATCTTTTCCTTGATGAACCGCTTGAGTGCCGCCTGACCGGAGGCACTGGCGGTGGTGAGTCCTTTTTCCTTGGCAAACAGACCGTAGCGCTGGTTAAGTACTTCAATGGCCTCACGGGTAGCGTACTTGTTGTGCTTGTCCGTAAAGTAGGTGATGTCGTTCAGGTTATGATCTGCAAAGCCGCCCTTAAGGATGACTGTACGGCCGCCTTTGACCACCACATGCTCGTCCATCCAGCGGTCCTCTACACGGCCATGGCCGCGCCGCCACAGACGAAGCATCAGCAGCGGGTAGCGTCCGCCATGGCGCACCCAGCGATCCATGAAAATATGTTTTCGATTTAGGTTAACGCCCACTACATCAGTTGGCAGAGCCGGCAACTGGGTACTGATGGTGACAGCCAGATCCGGTTCGATGATTTCATCTGCATCAAGACGGAGAATCCAGTCGCCCGTGATGGGCGCATTTTCCAGGGCCCAGTTGAACTGCGCAGACTGGTTCACGAATGGATTCTGCAGGACGAGCGCACCACACCGCTCGGCAATTGCCACGGTGTCATCTTTGGAGAAAGAGTCCACTATGATGATCTGTGAGGCTAAGAGCTGCACGGAGCGTATGGCCCGCTCCAAATGCATGGCTTCGTTGTAGGTCAGGATGATGACCGTGACGCTGCTCATGCGATATTCCTGTTTCTTTCGCCAATCTTCCGGGCCGGATGCCCGGCGTACACTGTCCAAGGTTCGGTAATGCTTTTGCTCACGACGGAACGTGCTCCGACTACAACGCCTTCGGCCACATTGACCCCCAGAGATACAAAGGCTTCTGCGCAGATCCACGCATGTGCGCCAATCACAATTGGTTTCGCAAACAGCTGAAAGTTAGGGCTATTGTAATCGTGCGAGCCACCACACAGATGTGCACCTTGCGAAATCACGGCGCACTCGCCAACAATAATCCGGTCCATGCAGTACAGCGTGGCACCATCACCAATGCCCACATAGTCGCCCAGATCGAGATTCCAGGGCGCCCATATCCTTACACCCGGGTAGACATGCACGCCTTTACCGAGTTTGGCACCGAAAATTTTCAGCAGGAACGCCCGCCAGCTATGCAGTGGCCGCGGACTCGGTTTGAAAAGTAACAGCCATACAATTCCCCAAAGTTGTCGCTTTGCGCGGTGCGAAAGCGAAAAAGAGGCCTCGGTATGTGGATTGTTTCCCTGAATAATCAATGCTGATGCTCTTTAATGATATTGATAAGGCGCTCTGCACTTCGATGGATGTGGAATTTCTCAGAAAAGCAGGATTTTGCTTTCTGTTGCATGGTGATTCGATCCTCAGTGGAGAGTGACAGCCATTTGTTAAGGTTGCTCAATGTCCCCCTTAGAGAGTCATCGTCTACGAAACCTGATTGTGTGGCTTCT harbors:
- the fcl gene encoding GDP-L-fucose synthase: MARDLNQSVFVAGHRGMVGSAIVRRLKALGYANILTAGRDELNLLDQAAVQAYFQANKIDQVYLAAAKVGGIHANNSYPADFIYENLMIEANIVHAAHVSGVQKLLFLGSSCIYPKHAQQPMQEAALLTGILEPTNEPYAIAKIAGIKLCESYNRQHGRDYRSVMPTNLYGPHDNFHPENSHVIPALLRRFHEAVQRGDEEVVIWGSGTPMREFLHVDDMAAASVHVMELDDATYRDNTQPMLSHINVGTGVDCTIRELAETIARVTGFTGRLSFDASKPDGTPRKLMDVSRLRALGWQASIGLEDGLRDAYRWYVENVEQARTH
- a CDS encoding LbetaH domain-containing protein, yielding MIIQGNNPHTEASFSLSHRAKRQLWGIVWLLLFKPSPRPLHSWRAFLLKIFGAKLGKGVHVYPGVRIWAPWNLDLGDYVGIGDGATLYCMDRIIVGECAVISQGAHLCGGSHDYNSPNFQLFAKPIVIGAHAWICAEAFVSLGVNVAEGVVVGARSVVSKSITEPWTVYAGHPARKIGERNRNIA
- a CDS encoding acyltransferase family protein; its protein translation is MYKSLQACRAAAALLVVFYHLGATIALDKYFGIQAFAVPFRFGDSGVEFFFVLSGFIITHVHYADMTKPSRALEYIRKRLVRIYPIYWFVFLAVYLSALWVPSLRETIPSDPLLILKALSLMPLDPDVVGGTGAPVIIVAWSLQYEMAFYFLVLMAILSRSLAVAALVVIVSAAVFGKSFPWSFIGSLHVSYFFLGVGVALLCRSKKMLFPPVGSAATGIIAFIAFGLYEVAFPISEKYENTFEFVGYGLTSCLIIYGLVKLEDGGARIATGFLPKTIGDASYSIYLLHFPLISLICKLAIAFGLSGFYGALITYLFSAISCVLSGIILHLWVERPMLRFFSRHSQPVSREQTAF
- a CDS encoding glycosyltransferase family 2 protein — its product is MSSVTVIILTYNEAMHLERAIRSVQLLASQIIIVDSFSKDDTVAIAERCGALVLQNPFVNQSAQFNWALENAPITGDWILRLDADEIIEPDLAVTISTQLPALPTDVVGVNLNRKHIFMDRWVRHGGRYPLLMLRLWRRGHGRVEDRWMDEHVVVKGGRTVILKGGFADHNLNDITYFTDKHNKYATREAIEVLNQRYGLFAKEKGLTTASASGQAALKRFIKEKIYNRIPFTLSALLYFLWRYIFQLGFLDGRSGLVYHFLQGYWYRFLVGAKIMEFEHALKGATSNTERVQILERLTGLKLTN
- the gmd gene encoding GDP-mannose 4,6-dehydratase, which translates into the protein MKKRALITGITGQDGSYLAEFLLEKGYEVHGIKRRASSFNTQRVDHIYQDPHVDNRNFVLHYGDLSDSSNLTRIIQQVQPDEVYNLGAQSHVAVSFESPEYTADVDAMGTLRILEAIRLLGLEKKTRFYQASTSELYGLVQEIPQKETTPFYPRSPYAVAKLYAYWITVNYREAYGMYACNGILFNHESPRRGETFVTRKITRGLANIAQGLEQCLYMGNMDALRDWGHAKDYVRMQWMMLQQEQPEDFVIATGVQYSVREFITWSAAELGITLRFEGQGVDEMAVVERIDGDKAPALKVGDVIVRVDPRYFRPAEVETLLGDPSKAKQKLGWVPEITVQEMCAEMVREDLKVAQRHALLKQHGHDVPVSVEN